A window from Primulina eburnea isolate SZY01 chromosome 2, ASM2296580v1, whole genome shotgun sequence encodes these proteins:
- the LOC140824113 gene encoding uncharacterized protein, with amino-acid sequence MTVDKVKIVREKIKAAQDRQKCWADLKRRPVEFNVGEKAYVKVSPMRGVVRFSKAGKLNPQYVGPFEILERVGTLACRLALPPSMSRIHNVFHVSQLRRYIPDPSHVLEVELLIIEGNLGAELRYEEVPIRIMDTKEQVLRRRIIPSVKVQWSNHTEREATWEMEERMRKDNPYLFGDQANSSFEYETSHKEGGM; translated from the coding sequence ATGACAGTGGACAAGGTTAAAATTGTCCGAGAAAAGatcaaggcagctcaagaccgacaGAAGTGCTGGGCAGATCTTAAGAGAAGACCTGTAGAGTTCAATGTGGGCGAGAAGGCTTATGTGAAAGTCTCGCCTATGAGAGGAGTTGTCCGATTCAGTAAAGCCGGGAAATTGAACCCTCAATATGTTGGACCATTCGAAATCTTGGAGAGAGTGGGCACGTTAGCATGTAGACTGGCGCTCCCACCAAGCATGTCAAGGATACACAACGTATTTCATGTGTCCCAACTGAGAAGGTATATTCCAGACCCGAGTCACGTGTTGGAGGTAGAATTACTCATAATTGAAGGGAACTTGGGAGCAGAACTGAGATACGAAGAAGTCCCCATCAGAATTATGGACACCAAAGAGCAAGTTCTTAGGCGACGTATCATCCCCTCCGTCAAAGTGCAGTGGTCCAACCACACAGAgcgagaagcaacttgggaaatgGAAGAGAGGATGCGAAAGGATAATCCCTACCTATTTGGAGACCAAGCCAACTCAAGTTTCGAGtacgaaacttctcataaggagggagggatgtaa